In Ovis aries strain OAR_USU_Benz2616 breed Rambouillet chromosome 8, ARS-UI_Ramb_v3.0, whole genome shotgun sequence, a single window of DNA contains:
- the AMD1 gene encoding S-adenosylmethionine decarboxylase proenzyme isoform X2, with protein sequence MFVSKRRFILKTCGTTLLLKALVPLLKLARDYSGFDSIQSFFYSRKNFMKPSHQGYPHRNFQEEIEFLNAIFPNGAAYCMGRMNSDCWYLYTLDFPESRVINQPDQTLEILMSELDPAVMDQFYMKDGVTAKDVTRESGIRDLIPGSVIDATMFNPCGYSMNGMKSDGTYWTIHITPEPEFSYVSFETNLSQTSYDDLIRKVVEVFKPGKFVTTLFVNQSSKCRTVLSSPQKIEGFKRLDCQSALFNDYNFVFTSFAKKQQQQQS encoded by the exons ATGTTTGTCTCCAAGAGACGTTTCATTTTGAAGACATGTGGTACCACCCTCTTGCTGAAAGCACTGGTTCCCCTGTTGAAACTTGCTAGGGATTACAGTGGGTTTGACTCAATTCAA AGCTTCTTTTATTCTCGTAAGAATTTCATGAAGCCTTCTCACCAAGGGTACCCACACCGGAATTTCCAGGAAGAAATAGAGTTCCTTAATGCAATTTTCCCAA ATGGAGCAGCATATTGTATGGGACGCATGAATTCTGACTGTTG GTACTTGTATACTTTGGATTTCCCAGAGAGTAGGGTAATCAATCAGCCGGATCAAACCCTGGAAATTCTGATGAGTGAGCTTGACCCAGCAGTTATGGACCAGTTCTACATGAAAGATGGTGTTACTGCAAAGGATGTCACTCGT GAGAGTGGAATTCGTGACCTGATACCAGGTTCTGTCATTGATGCCACAATGTTCAATCCTTGTGGGTATTCAATGAATGGGATGAAATCGGAT GGAACTTACTGGACTATTCACATCACTCCAGAACCAGAATTTTCTTATGTTAGCTTTGAAACAAACTTAAGTCAGACCTCCTATGATGACCTGATCAGGAAAGTTGTGGAAGTCTTCAAGCCAGGAAAATTTGTGACCACCCTGTTTGTAAATCAg agttcTAAATGTCGCACAGTGCTTTCCTCGCCCCAGAAGATTGAAGGTTTTAAACGTCTTGATTGCCAGAGTGCTTTGTTCAATGATTACAATTTTGTTTTTACCAGTTTTGCTAAgaagcagcaacaacagcagagTTGA
- the AMD1 gene encoding S-adenosylmethionine decarboxylase proenzyme isoform X1, which produces MEAAHFFEGTEKLLEVWFSRQQPDANQGSGDLRTIPRSEWDILLKDVQCSIISVTKTDKQEAYVLSESSMFVSKRRFILKTCGTTLLLKALVPLLKLARDYSGFDSIQSFFYSRKNFMKPSHQGYPHRNFQEEIEFLNAIFPNGAAYCMGRMNSDCWYLYTLDFPESRVINQPDQTLEILMSELDPAVMDQFYMKDGVTAKDVTRESGIRDLIPGSVIDATMFNPCGYSMNGMKSDGTYWTIHITPEPEFSYVSFETNLSQTSYDDLIRKVVEVFKPGKFVTTLFVNQSSKCRTVLSSPQKIEGFKRLDCQSALFNDYNFVFTSFAKKQQQQQS; this is translated from the exons ATGGAAGCTGCACATTTTTTCGAAGGGACCGAGAAACTGCTGGAGGTTTGGTTCTCCAGGCAGCAACCCGACGCAAACCAAGGATCTGGGGATCTTCGCACCATCCCAAG ATCCGAGTGGGACATACTTTTGAAGGATGTGCAATGTTCAATCATAAGTGTGACAAAAACTGACAAGCAGGAAGCTTATGTACTCAG TGAGAGTAGCATGTTTGTCTCCAAGAGACGTTTCATTTTGAAGACATGTGGTACCACCCTCTTGCTGAAAGCACTGGTTCCCCTGTTGAAACTTGCTAGGGATTACAGTGGGTTTGACTCAATTCAA AGCTTCTTTTATTCTCGTAAGAATTTCATGAAGCCTTCTCACCAAGGGTACCCACACCGGAATTTCCAGGAAGAAATAGAGTTCCTTAATGCAATTTTCCCAA ATGGAGCAGCATATTGTATGGGACGCATGAATTCTGACTGTTG GTACTTGTATACTTTGGATTTCCCAGAGAGTAGGGTAATCAATCAGCCGGATCAAACCCTGGAAATTCTGATGAGTGAGCTTGACCCAGCAGTTATGGACCAGTTCTACATGAAAGATGGTGTTACTGCAAAGGATGTCACTCGT GAGAGTGGAATTCGTGACCTGATACCAGGTTCTGTCATTGATGCCACAATGTTCAATCCTTGTGGGTATTCAATGAATGGGATGAAATCGGAT GGAACTTACTGGACTATTCACATCACTCCAGAACCAGAATTTTCTTATGTTAGCTTTGAAACAAACTTAAGTCAGACCTCCTATGATGACCTGATCAGGAAAGTTGTGGAAGTCTTCAAGCCAGGAAAATTTGTGACCACCCTGTTTGTAAATCAg agttcTAAATGTCGCACAGTGCTTTCCTCGCCCCAGAAGATTGAAGGTTTTAAACGTCTTGATTGCCAGAGTGCTTTGTTCAATGATTACAATTTTGTTTTTACCAGTTTTGCTAAgaagcagcaacaacagcagagTTGA